AGCGTCCCGATGTCGAAGGCGGAGCTCAGCGTTCGCGTCGAGAACCTGCTCCGGATGCGGGAGTTCTCACGCGAACTGAGCGAAGAACAGCAGTTGACGGAGTTGATCTTCGAGTCGAGTCCGCTCGCGAAGCTCGTCGTCGAACCCAACCGGACGGTCGTCCGGGCGAACGAACGTGCAGGAACGCTGCTCAACGTCGAACCCACGGCACTCGTCGGGCAGCGGTACGACAGCAGCGACTGGACGGCAGTACGGGCCGATGGGACCGAGATTCCACCGGCGGAGCGCCCCTTGACGACGGTCTTCGAGACCGGTGAGTCGGTGTACGGCTACGAGTTCGTCCTCGAGCGGGCCGACCGCGACGACATCTGGGCCTCTGCGAACGTGGCCCCGATTCGAAACGAGTCGGGCGACATCATCTACGCCGTCGTGGTTCTCGAAGATATCACGTTGCGGCACATCCAGGCGAAGACGCTGGAGCAGCAGGTCGACCTGTTCAAGAAATCTCAGGACCTCGCGGACGTCGGCGCGTGGGAGTACAGCCTCCAGACGGCGGAGTTCGACTGGACGCGGAAGGTGTACCACATCCTGGACGTCCCCAGTGCCGTCACGCCGACGCTCGCGACAACCTTCGAGCAGTTCGCGCCAGAGGACCGCCAGGTGCTGCAGACCGCGTTCGAACGCGCCATGGAACAGGGGGAACCGTTCGACCTCGAGCTCCGGGTCGGCGATGGGGTCGGCCCCCCTCGCTGGGTCCGAACGGTCGTCGAACCACAGTACGAAAACGGCAAAGTCGTTCGTCTGCGCGGGTCGATACAAGACGTCACCGACCGGAAGGAGCGGGAGATGGAGCTCCAGCGGATGACGAACGCCGTCGAGGAAGCCCCCATCGGAATCGTGCTGTGTGACCCGTCCCAGGCTGACAATCCGATGACCTACGTCAACGAGGGGTTCGTGAACCAGACGGGCTATTCTCGCGAGGAGGCACTCGGACGCAACTGTCGGTTCCTGCAGGGCGAAGACACCGACGAGGCGACCGTCGCGAAACTCCGCCGGGCCATCGACGCCGAGGAGCCGGTCTCGGTCACCATCCGGAACTACCGCGCCGACGGGTCGCAGTACTGGAACCGGCTCGAGGTCGCACCGGTCCGCGACGACGACGGGACCGTGGTGAACTTCATCGGGTTCCAGCAGGACGTCACCCCGCTCGTCGAGCGACAGCGACAGCTCCAGTTGCTCGATAGATACCTGCGACACAACATCCGGAACAAGATGAACGTCATCATGGGGCAGGCGGAGTTGATACAGGACAACAGCCACCCGCCAGTGACGGACTACGCCGACACCATCGAGCAGACGAGCGTCGCGCTCCTCGGAAACGTCGAGAAAGAGCGACAGATCATCAAGGTCCTCCGGGCGGAACCGGCTTCGACGCGGTTCGAACTGATGGACTTGCTCCAGTCGATGGTCGCCGAGTTGACCGAGGAGTACCCCGACGCGGACGTCTCGGTGTCAGGCCCGGAGTCAGTGGACGTGACCGCGATTCCGGAGCTCACGCTCGCACTCGAGGAGCTCGTCCGGAACGCCATCGAGCACAACGACGCGGCCACGCCGACGGTCGAACTCGTGGTCGAGACCGAGGGCGACGCCGTCCGCGTAGACGTCGTCGACGACGGCCCCGGAATCCCGGAGATGGAGGTCGAGGTCCTCAGGGACGCCGACGCCGAGTCGGCGGTGTACCACGGACGCGGACTGGGACTCTGGCTGGTGTACCTAGTCGTCCGGCACTCGGGCGGCGACCTGGCGTTCGAGGAGCGGGCGTCGGGTGGGACCGTCGTCTCGGTCACGATACCGACTCCAGGCGAGACGCACTGAGAGAACGCCGGGAACGAGACAGACTGCGCAGCGCCGCCGCACCAGCGCGAACGGCGGTTCAGCTGGGCGTCGGTGTCTCCGACACCGGCGTCTCGTTGTCGGTCGTCCCGTCGTCCGTCGTCTCGTTGTCCGCAGTCTCATTCGTCGGCTCCTCAGCAGGCATATCGGCCGACCCGCCCGAGGTCGACTGGCCGCCGACGAGGAACTCGAGCAGGTTCCCGACGAACACCTCGTTGTCGGCGTCGTACACCTCGTTGGCGCCGATGAAGTCCGAGTCGGCGACGAACACCATGCTGCCGTTGCGGGCGGCCGTGACGTAGGCCCCTTCACGGCGGGTCTCCAGCGTCCGCGTGCCCTCGGCCGCGGTCAGGAGCGTCTTCGTCTCGCCAGGGTTCCGGACGATGACCTGGCCGGCCGTGTCGAACGTGACCGTGTCGACACCCCGGAGCAGGGCCCCACTCCCCGGTGGCGACGCGTAGATGCTCTTGAAGTTGTTGTCGTTGGCGTCGTCGTCGATGTTGTACAGCGGCTCGGAGCCGACGCGGAAGCCGTAGGCGCGCGCGAGCTCCTCCGGGCCGAAGGACACCTGGCGGACCGACGAGAAGAGGCCACCGCCGACGCTGGCCTGCGTCGGTTCGGCGAGGACCACCACGCGTCCGCCGTCGTCCATGAAGTCCTTCACGGCCTCGCGTTCGGCCGGCTTGAACGCGCCCCGCGGGTTGATGACCAGGAGGGCGTCGTGGCGCTCGAGCGTGGTGTCGTACCGGTCACCGCCCTTCCCCTTCGAGAAGTTGAGCTCGTGGCCGGCCTCGAACAGCGCGTCGCCGACCGGTTCGAGGTCCTCCTCGGAGAACCCGTTGCTGTGGCGGGTGTCGACGAGGATGGACTTGGGTTCGGCGTCCGTCTCGACCGTTATCTCGCCGTCCTCGGGGTCCTGGGGGTCCGAGAGCGCGTCGGGCTGGTAGTGCGACGGCGACTGACCCTCGACGGCGTCGCCGGAGCCGGTATCGACCACGCCGGACCCGAGGAACCCGATGAGCGCGACGGCGGCGAGCAGGACGACGACGACGGCGATGAACGTCGCGATCAGGGTCACGAGACGGCCCTCAGCCATCGGTCACCACCTCCGTGCCGTTCGTCTGGGCACGCGGGACGCCCCAGACGGCCCAGTACTTCACTGGCTGGACGAACTCGCTCTCTGCCTTTCCTGTCCGGTTGACGTAGACGAAGTCGCCCTCGACGCGCTCGACCTTGTTCTGGAGGACGATGACCGTCACGTCAGCGCCGGCATCGTCGTAGGTGACGCCGTAGTTGTCGCCCTGAATCTCGTCGGAGAGGCTCGCGGCGCGCTGGATGGCGGTGCCGCTGTCGCCGATACGGTCGGCGAACCCGTTCTCGACGGCGGTGGCACCGAGATACACGTCGGCGTTCTCGACCTCCTCCTGTGGGACCGAGAGGTCCTCGCCCCGGTGGCGCATCACCGTCCCGACGAAGGCGCTCTGGAGCGTCTCGATGTCGGAGCGGATCTGGTCACGGCTCACCTGTGCCTTATCCGGCCCGGACCGGACGAACGTCTCGCCCTGTTGCTCGGCGCCCTCGATTGCGCTCAGCGGGGCCGAGACGATGACGCCGACGCTACCGACGGTCGAGCTGGGCTTGACGATTATCTCGTCGGCCGGCACGATGCCGTAGTACCCGCCGGAGGCCGCGACGCCCTGGACGTAGGCGACGACCGGCATCTCGCGGGCGGTCCGGTTGACCGCGAGGTAGAACTCCTCGCTCGAATCCACGGGGCCGCCGGAGCTGTCGATACGGAGGACCACGGCGGCGATTGATTCGTTCTGTCTCGCCTCCCGGAGCGAGTCTCGCACAGCGTTGACGTTGCCGTCGTCCGTCGACCCGCGGAGCGTGATGACCGCGACCTGTTTCTGGTCGGGCCCGGAGACCTGGACGGCGCTCAGGACGAACGGGGCGACGGTGGCGACGACGACGATGGCGGCGGTGATGACGACGATATACGAGGCAACGGTCGCCGGCGTTGCTCTGTCGACGATACCCATGGGGCCACTAGCGGCGTGGGGGACGTAAAGGTTCGTCAGCACTTAGCACGCGAAGGTAGTCGATGGGAAAGCGGGGACGCCGGTGGCAGCGCACGGCGAAGCGGGGAGCGGGGACTGCCGGCTCACCCGAACAGCCGTTCGAGCAGGCTGCGCGAGCGGTGTTTCTCGGCCAGCAGCACCGAGCACTCCACGTCGTCGACCACGTCGAGGACGAGCGAGCCGGAGACGAGCCGGCGCAACAGCCCCTCCTCGGTCGCACCGATGATGAGCATGGTCGCGTCCTCGGCGGCGCGCTCGATGGCCGTCTCGACGTCGCCCGTCTCGGGCCGCAGCGTCACGTCGGTCAGCTCGTGGTCGGCCGCCCACGATTCGAGGAACTCGCGGGCATCGTCCTCGTCGTCGGCGACGTTGAGGAGCGTCACCTCCGAGTCGTACTCTGTCTGGAGCATCCGCGCGATGCCGGCCGAGAGGTCAGAGTCCGGCCCGCCGGCGGTCGGCAGGAGGATGCGCGACGGGTCGAACCCGCGGTCGCGCAACACGAGGAAGTCACACGGGACGCTCTGGGTGAGTTCGTCCATCGCCGACTCCGCGCGGCCGGGGGACCCGTGGGAGTTGGGGCCCCAGCCCATCACGACGAGGTCGGCGTCGTGGGTCTTGGCGGCGTCGAATATCTCCTCGAAGGAGCGATGTGAGAGGATGGTGTGGGTCTCGACGTCGACGCCGAACGTCTCCGCGTCCTCCCGGGCCGTCTCGAGGAGCTGCGCCGAGGACGCGTCGATCTCGTCGGCGCGTTCGGCCGCGCTGGCCAGGGCCGTCTGGTCCGGGACGGTGATGATGTGGGACGCGACCACGGTCCCCCCGCGCTGTTTCGCGACCGCACTGGCGAGCGTGATGAGGTCCTTCTCGTGGGCGGGGTTGGCGAGCGGGACCATCACACGGTACTCGCCGCCGTCGGGTTGGACCTGTGCAGCGGTGTTGACCGCCACGTCGGGGAGGTCGTCGGCCCGCGAGAGGACGTACTGCGAGAGGATACCCTGTTTCTCCGTCCGGGTGCGGGCGTAGAGCACGTACCAGACAACGGCTGCCGCGCTGATGCCGAAGGTGAGCAACAGGG
This DNA window, taken from Haloarcula ordinaria, encodes the following:
- a CDS encoding PAS domain-containing protein, whose amino-acid sequence is MSLNHPRTTVRIGLDVERDKDRELLSKLFTEYDVFEFSGAVPDGTDLCIIGESALERSAERFATWHSEQSPVFAPVALLTESEVPNSPEALEETLSKYVDSIYSVPMSKAELSVRVENLLRMREFSRELSEEQQLTELIFESSPLAKLVVEPNRTVVRANERAGTLLNVEPTALVGQRYDSSDWTAVRADGTEIPPAERPLTTVFETGESVYGYEFVLERADRDDIWASANVAPIRNESGDIIYAVVVLEDITLRHIQAKTLEQQVDLFKKSQDLADVGAWEYSLQTAEFDWTRKVYHILDVPSAVTPTLATTFEQFAPEDRQVLQTAFERAMEQGEPFDLELRVGDGVGPPRWVRTVVEPQYENGKVVRLRGSIQDVTDRKEREMELQRMTNAVEEAPIGIVLCDPSQADNPMTYVNEGFVNQTGYSREEALGRNCRFLQGEDTDEATVAKLRRAIDAEEPVSVTIRNYRADGSQYWNRLEVAPVRDDDGTVVNFIGFQQDVTPLVERQRQLQLLDRYLRHNIRNKMNVIMGQAELIQDNSHPPVTDYADTIEQTSVALLGNVEKERQIIKVLRAEPASTRFELMDLLQSMVAELTEEYPDADVSVSGPESVDVTAIPELTLALEELVRNAIEHNDAATPTVELVVETEGDAVRVDVVDDGPGIPEMEVEVLRDADAESAVYHGRGLGLWLVYLVVRHSGGDLAFEERASGGTVVSVTIPTPGETH
- a CDS encoding DUF4350 domain-containing protein, translating into MAEGRLVTLIATFIAVVVVLLAAVALIGFLGSGVVDTGSGDAVEGQSPSHYQPDALSDPQDPEDGEITVETDAEPKSILVDTRHSNGFSEEDLEPVGDALFEAGHELNFSKGKGGDRYDTTLERHDALLVINPRGAFKPAEREAVKDFMDDGGRVVVLAEPTQASVGGGLFSSVRQVSFGPEELARAYGFRVGSEPLYNIDDDANDNNFKSIYASPPGSGALLRGVDTVTFDTAGQVIVRNPGETKTLLTAAEGTRTLETRREGAYVTAARNGSMVFVADSDFIGANEVYDADNEVFVGNLLEFLVGGQSTSGGSADMPAEEPTNETADNETTDDGTTDNETPVSETPTPS
- a CDS encoding S49 family peptidase, coding for MGIVDRATPATVASYIVVITAAIVVVATVAPFVLSAVQVSGPDQKQVAVITLRGSTDDGNVNAVRDSLREARQNESIAAVVLRIDSSGGPVDSSEEFYLAVNRTAREMPVVAYVQGVAASGGYYGIVPADEIIVKPSSTVGSVGVIVSAPLSAIEGAEQQGETFVRSGPDKAQVSRDQIRSDIETLQSAFVGTVMRHRGEDLSVPQEEVENADVYLGATAVENGFADRIGDSGTAIQRAASLSDEIQGDNYGVTYDDAGADVTVIVLQNKVERVEGDFVYVNRTGKAESEFVQPVKYWAVWGVPRAQTNGTEVVTDG